cggaacattttgtaatgacgcaactctattggttaattagggtgtttccacgagcagtaggtaattttatggcctctttttaaagctgtctgaattctgttaactcaaacgttgtttttgtactcgttctgtacgcaactatatcaatatgtctggacgcggaaaaggaggtaaaggattgggaaaaggaggtgctaaacgtcaccgaaaaattcttcgtgataacattcagggaatcacaaaacctgctattcgacgtcttgctcgacgaggtggtgtcaaacgtatctctggccttatctatgaggaaaccagaggtgtactgaaggttttcttagagaatgttattcgtgatgctgtaacctacacagagcacgctaaacgcaagaccgttaccgctatggatgttgtttatgccttaaaacgtcaaggaagaactctttacggattcggaggttaagcgttgtcattgctcaacaaaaacggctatttttatagccacaaatcttttaaaacattactttgtgcacgcttccaaattacacaatgtgtaaagtcttgtcacagttacatttattgctatacgatactatgtcatatatgacacaaaaaaaatttagaaatactttgtagggttaatttgcctgggagtgtttccgtgaaaagctgggttaagttaaatgtaagcaataacatggatcaatgtacttgtcttttctgcaagtacagctaataatacgtatgaaaagtgaagctaatccacacacacacatggggaagtattttaaatgtaggctagtgttcttaagcacattatttagaagttttattaacttcggttaacttgtagtgacgccaagtaaatgtttttttaaagatgtgtggtcttaaaaaagaccgtttgtgtttggtagacgttggtttacttgctgcttgtgtattttgtgacggcttttgttccttcactgactgcgtgttttgcaagttctccaggcaagagaagacgtactgcggtttgaatttcacgagaagagatggtcgactttttgttttgaagagccaaacgcgaagcttcggaagcaatgcgctcaaagatgtcgttgacaaatgagttcatgatgctcatagctttgcttgaaactccgacatctgggtgaacttgtttcaaaacattgtagatgtaaatagcataactttcctttctctttctcttgcgtttcttttcaccagttccaccaatctttcctccttttttgccggctcttttttcacctttcttggctactttaggtgcctgttttcctcctttagctgctgcgtcagacatggttaaaaatttttgctacttaacttgtaaataagcattaaactgcaagtcaaaactttttgtttataagtaaaaaaatcggatcgaattcgatccgaaaacgccgatacgcaatttaattggttaaaaaaaaaatcttttgtttaatacttaattatgattggttaaaaaaacatgatttcgatcctatttttatgatgaaaaaacgagtaaagtttatttcgttaacacttacgttaaatattcgtacgtttttgtattaacttacaaatcaaatcgcagttatgtctggacgtggaaaaggtggaaaagctaaggctaaagccaagacaagatcctcaagagctggacttcaatttccagtcggtagagtgcatagattccttcgtagagggcactatgctaaccgaattggatctggagcaccagtttacttagcagccgtcttggaatatttatctgctgagatattggagttggctggtaacgcagcaagagacaacaaaaaagctaggattattccaagacatttacaattggctgttcgtaatgatgaagaattaaacaaacttttgagcggtgtaaccattgcagctggtggtgttttgccaaacattcaagctgtcttactcccaaagaagaacgacaaaggacagaagaagtaaaccgctacactcagaaaacaacggctatttttatagccacacatctttaaaaaaacattgtttttttcacaaaactataaccttaaagtctaatagataatccatgcatacgccttgtcctaagtaactcaaagaaattaaataaaaaaatttgatcacaacgtcaaaataaattgcacgtatttgcccctactaatgtctacggccataccacgatgaacacacccgttctcgtctgatcacggaagttaagcatcgtcgggccgggatagtacttggatgggggaccgcctgggaactcccggtgtcgtaggcttttcattttcatttgttgccttttcatttcaatggtgctgtgatatatttcttgttataacaattaaggaacgtggcggttgttgaaagtgtttcctatgacattttcctacgacattttcaggtgatagtacgagaaaaaagagctttcaaatgcatacaaactcgatctattgccgatcatccaataaccctgacggaatggcaaataaaataaaattccgccgccttccgaggacttatatcgcaatcacgtttcgtaacagccaagcgaggttttaccttagcgtttaagtcaccaccgacatttggccgcgcaacttttctaagctcattcattttgaattaaggagggggcgagcgcggacgcaggcccccactaccagaaattgtacggtcgagttactgacgtttgcagtaatcgcagaggtcagcccaagcgtagtgcaatgcaagagcctcactctggaagaaaaccctcattgatcagtctttacttccccgtcaggtaagtatgagttggaactgcaccgtagcatgagggtacccttcaaagtttgttaatgcttgtggcttgagtgtgttataaactgccgtgtcgcggggcataggctgtattctcccccagtgtacgcgttttgttcccgccgtagactatgcagagtgccgtcggaaagaggactgctattattcttttattgcttatgtgggccgccatcggtaatagtgcaacaccaaggcaacccgtggtcacggcgtgaatgaatccacctccatgacccaaggccaaaaatcagattaatatactgaccattcagagaatggcctaccagatattaaactgataagaacagatactacacttgatcttagccattaggccgagaagcgataaagaacaagcgttgccatgataggcatcgtccacacaccgtaactgcttgtggagcatgtcacgttactgtaaagcttacaactgtcaccgcgtacggatggacggcgacatagtaaaaatcacggctgttgatttagccgtaggatggagagcgactgtagcgagtggatggtaacttacatgaatgctaacaaaggcgacgatactaagtgcgtgatattactttccaatatgactgcgtacattccgtttatcaacgcattacgccagaacgtgcgcgcgcgttacacagtagaccatgcagccgaaatgcgacagtgcgaccctgccaggagtcgaacctggaatcccctgattcgtagtcagatgccttatccattgggccacagggcgatgcttatgacttcgccccatcgttattttggcttgcgcattcgttttacttacgacagaattcttcgtgtttgtagccatgaaagaaagggacttctgtgagtgaatttttttactgtggtctaataaaaaagtcgaaacgcagtgcccaatatatgaattgctcctaatagccggaaacaggccgtgtcgatgatgtaggccgacatacgcaacgcaaaccaaagaacgctttatgaaaatcctaacacgggcgcggaagaagcccaaattaacagagtagatgtaatgctgaagacctcaaactccagcagcttctctttcagactattgcgtcgtgctacaaataaaaattaacatgctttcgcatagtcgcggctcccaaaacggacattatacgatgtacagaaacacacatttctgttttcgcgccaaatcaattcccgggagtggtacttttacgtccgcatacttcgcaccgtcttaaattatatctcatttacacggtaatgtttagtatacttctactgtgataacaagcatcgtttatcgttggattgttgtaagaaaacattaaaaatgagtgaagcagcttctccaaagaaaatcgcacccaagaagaaacctgctgcaaagaagacagctgatcaccctaaatatgtggacatgatcaaggctgctatcgctaccctaaaggaacgcggtggttcatctcgccaagctattacaaaatatattcatgcaaattacaaagttgctgaaaactcagatcatcatctgaaaatggctcttaaacgaggagtaacatcaggcgatttgattcaaactaaaggcactggtgcttctggatcattcaagctaggtcaggtaaaaaaagaaaaacctaagaaaaaggccgcagcaaaaaagccaacggcaaagaagcctactgcaaagaaaagtacaccaaaaaagaagccagcaaagaagagcacgccaaagaaagcagcaaagaagcctgccacaaagaaagcctcggctaagaaaccagcagctaagaaacccacaaagaagcctgttgctaaaaaacctgcagcaaagaaggtcaaaaagactcccaaaaaggcagcaaagaagaccgcaaaaaaataatttgtgtgtatctggctattacattaacaaacggctatttttatagccacacatttacaaaaaaacattatcttggtacaaagttaaacttgtttaagtcacttaaacagttaaaaaagagtaattttaagattagattccctaagtttaagtattttcgtttttaaatttcttattttcttgcttttacttttcttgcccttcatatttttaacattgtcaaactttatgtagcataaaatttttatgtagcataaaatttaaacagaaagcagaacaaagtttgatataaaaagctagccgtaatattttttatggatgtgtggctataaaaatagccgttttttgtttggtaagatgcttaggcacgttccccacgaattcttcttgccaactggatgtctttaggcatgattgtaactcgttttgcgtgaatggcacacaagttagtatcctcgaacaagccaacaaggtacgcttcagaagcctcttgcagagccataacggctgtgctctggaatcgcagatctgttttgaagtcctgagcaatttctcgcacaagacgctggaaaggcaacttgcggatcaagagctcggttgacttctggtatcttctgatttctctgagagcaactgtaccaggtctgtaacgatgtggttttttcactcctccagtagctggtgcgcttttcctcgcagctttagtggcgagttgttttcgtggagcctttcctccagtagatttacgtgcagtttgctttgtacgagccatattttaagaagtcgatgtagtacggatacacaagacggtctaaaatgcactatcgcgccaaagttttatttctcatattgattgacagctaaggttcaaaacaaaccatttgattggtgctaagaaagtaatttctgattggctgcataatgacattacgctcattactttaacatttttataaaatctgtgttttttggctacgggaaaacggctgtatcttctgatacacaaaagcttttgactttttttttttttagtaagtagcagaaggtttggcgaattccaacgatgccaaatttattgccttactgaaacattaagaccacgaatttttaaaaaaactacagttttacttaaaaaaatgtacaaaatgttcggaacattttgtaatgacgcaactctattggttaattagggtgtttccacgagcagtaggtaattttatggcctctttttaaagctgtctgaattctgttaactcaaacgttgtttttgtactcgttctgtacgcaactatatcaatatgtctggacgcggaaaaggaggtaaaggattgggaaaaggaggtgctaaacgtcaccgaaaaattcttcgtgataacattcagggaatcacaaaacctgctattcgacgtcttgctcgacgaggtggtgtcaaacgtatctctggccttatctatgaggaaaccagaggtgtactgaaggttttcttagagaatgttattcgtgatgctgtaacctacacagagcacgctaaacgcaagaccgttaccgctatggatgttgtttatgccttaaaacgtcaaggaagaactctttacggattcggaggttaagcgttgtcattgctcaacaaaaacggctatttttatagccacaaatcttttaaaacattactttgtgcacgcttccaaattacacaatgtgtaaagtcttgtcacagttacatttattgctatacgatactatgtcatatatgacacaaaaaaaatttagaaatactttgtagggttaatttgcctgggagtgtttccgtgaaaagctgggttaagttaaatgtaagcaataacatggatcaatgtacttgtcttttctgcaagtacagctaataatacgtatgaaaagtgaagctaatccacacacacacatggggaagtattttaaatgtaggctagtgttcttaagcacattatttagaagttttattaacttcggttaacttgtagtgacgccaagtaaatgtttttttaaagatgtgtggtcttaaaaaagaccgtttgtgtttggtagacgttggtttacttgctgcttgtgtattttgtgacggcttttgttccttcactgactgcgtgttttgcaagttctccaggcaagagaagacgtactgcggtttgaatttcacgagaagagatggtcgactttttgttttgaagagccaaacgcgaagcttcggaagcaatgcgctcaaagatgtcgttgacaaatgagttcatgatgctcatagctttgcttgaaactccgacatctgggtgaacttgtttcaaaacattgtagatgtaaatagcataactttcctttctctttctcttgcgtttcttttcaccagttccaccaatctttcctccttttttgccggctcttttttcacctttcttggctactttaggtgcctgttttcctcctttagctgctgcgtcagacatggttaaaaatttttgctacttaacttgtaaataagcattaaactgcaagtcaaaactttttgtttataagtaaaaaaatcggatcgaattcgatccgaaaacgccgatacgcaatttaattggttaaaaaaaaaatcttttgtttaatacttaattatgattggttaaaaaaaacatgatttcgatcctatttttatgatgaaaaaacgagtaaagtttatttcgttaacacttacgttaaatattcgtacgtttttgtattaacttacaaatcaaatcgcagttatgtctggacgtggaaaaggtggaaaagctaaggctaaagccaagacaagatcctcaagagctggacttcaatttccagtcggtagagtgcatagattccttcgtagagggcactatgctaaccgaattggatctggagcaccagtttacttagcagccgtcttggaatatttatctgctgagatattggagttggctggtaacgcagcaagagacaacaaaaaagctaggattattccaagacatttacaattggctgttcgtaatgatgaagaattaaacaaacttttgagcggtgtaaccattgcagctggtggtgttttgccaaacattcaagctgtcttactcccaaagaagaacgacaaaggacagaagaagtaaaccgctacactcagaaaacaacggctatttttatagccacacatctttaaaaaaacattgtttttttcacaaaactataaccttaaagtctaatagataatccatgcatacgccttgtcctaagtaactcaaagaaattaaataaaaaaatttgatcacaacgtcaaaataaattgcacgtatttgcccctactaatgtctacggccataccacgatgaacacacccgttctcgtctgatcacggaagttaagcatcgtcgggccgggatagtacttggatgggggaccgcctgggaactcccggtgtcgtaggcttttcattttcatttgttgccttttcatttcaatggtgctgtgatatatttcttgttataacaattaaggaacgtggcggttgttgaaagtgtttcctatgacattttcctacgacattttcaggtgatagtacgagaaaaaagagctttcaaatgcatacaaactcgatctattgccgatcatccaataaccctgacggaatggcaaataaaataaaattccgccgccttccgaggacttatatcgcaatcacgtttcgtaacagccaagcgaggttttaccttagcgtttaagtcaccaccgacatttggccgcgcaacttttctaagctcattcattttgaattaaggagggggcgagcgcggacgcaggcccccactaccagaaattgtacggtcgagttactgacgtttgcagtaatcgcagaggtcagcccaagcgtagtgcaatgcaagagcctcactctggaagaaaaccctcattgatcagtctttacttccccgtcaggtaagtatgagttggaactgcaccgtagcatgagggtacccttcaaagtttgttaatgcttgtggcttgagtgtgttataaactgccgtgtcgcggggcataggctgtattctcccccagtgtacgcgttttgttcccgccgtagactatgcagagtgccgtcggaaagaggactgctattattcttttattgcttatgtggggccgccatcggtaatagtgcaacaccaaggcaacccgtggtcacggcgtgaatgaatccacctccatgacccaaggccaaaaatcagattaatatactgaccattcagagaatggcctaccagatattaaactgataagaacagatactacacttgatcttagccattaggccgagaagcgataaagaacaagcgttgccatgataggcatcgtccacacaccgtaactgcttgtggagcatgtcacgttactgtaaagcttacaactgtcaccgcgtacggatggacggcgacatagtaaaaatcacggctgttgatttagccgtaggatggagagcgactgtagcgagtggatggtaacttacatgaatgctaacaaaggcgacgatactaagtgcgtgatattactttccaatatgactgcgtacattccgtttatcaacgcattacgccagaacgtgcgcgcgcgttacacagtagaccatgcagccgaaatgcgacagtgcgaccctgccaggagtcgaacctggaatcccctgattcgtagtcagatgccttatccattgggccacagggcgatgcttatgacttcgccccatcgttattttggcttgcgcattcgttttacttacgacagaattcttcgtgtttgtagccatgaaagaaagggacttctgtgagtgaatttttttactgtggtctaataaaaaagtcgaaacgcagtgcccaatatatgaattgctcctaatagccggaaacaggccgtgtcgatgatgtaggccgacatacgcaacgcaaaccaaagaacgctttatgaaaatcctaacacgggcgcggaagaagcccaaattaacagagtagatgtaatgctgaagacctcaaactccagcagcttctttcagactattgcgtcgtgctacaaataaaaattaacatgctttcgcatagtcgcggctcccaaaacggacattatacgatgtacagaaacacacatttctgttttcgcgccaaatcaattcccgggagtggtacttttacgtccgcatacttcgcaccgtcttaaattatatctcatttacacggtaatgtttagtatacttctactgtgataacaagcatcgtttatcgttggattgttgtaagaaaacattaaaaatgagtgaagcagcttctccaaagaaaatcgcacccaagaagaaacctgctgcaaagaagacagctgatcaccctaaatatgtggacatgatcaaggctgctatcgctaccctaaaggaacgcggtggttcatctcgccaagctattacaaaatatattcatgcaaattacaaagttgctgaaaactcagatcatcatctgaaaatggctcttaaacgaggagtaacatcaggcgatttgattcaaactaaaggcactggtgcttctggatcattcaagctaggtcaggtaaaaaaa
This is a stretch of genomic DNA from Hydractinia symbiolongicarpus strain clone_291-10 chromosome 9, HSymV2.1, whole genome shotgun sequence. It encodes these proteins:
- the LOC130657121 gene encoding histone H4 gives rise to the protein MSGRGKGGKGLGKGGAKRHRKILRDNIQGITKPAIRRLARRGGVKRISGLIYEETRGVLKVFLENVIRDAVTYTEHAKRKTVTAMDVVYALKRQGRTLYGFGG
- the LOC130657099 gene encoding histone H1-delta-like isoform X2, coding for MSEAASPKKIAPKKKPAAKKTADHPKYVDMIKAAIATLKERGGSSRQAITKYIHANYKVAENSDHHLKMALKRGVTSGDLIQTKGTGASGSFKLGQVKKEKPKKKAAAKKPTAKKPTAKKSTPKKKPAKKSTPKKAAKKPATKKASAKKPAAKKPTKKPVAKKPAAKKVKKTPKKAAKKTAKK
- the LOC130657099 gene encoding histone H1-delta-like isoform X1 is translated as MSEAASPKKIAPKKKPAAKKTADHPKYVDMIKAAIATLKERGGSSRQAITKYIHANYKVAENSDHHLKMALKRGVTSGDLIQTKGTGASGSFKLGQVKKEKPKKKAAAKKPTAKKPTAKKSTPKKKPAKKSTPKKAAKKPATKKASAKKPAAKKPTKKPVAKKPAAKKPTKKPVAKKPAAKKVKKTPKKAAKKTAKK